In Parvularculales bacterium, the sequence GAGGAATTAGGCTTACCGGTTTCTGTAGCTGATGAACCTCTTCTTTGTGTGGCGCTGGGAACGGGTAGGGCTCTTGAGCATATCAAAACTATGAAAGATACGTTATCGTAAAGCATTGACTGAGTTCTTAACATGAGGAATTTCAGTTTGTTGCCATGATAGCTATATCAAAAGTGTACCCCTAAAAGCACGGTGTAAGATACGCCTAAGTGAAAGATATTCGCTGTGAGAGCATTAAGCCAACTGTTACAAAGATTATCGCGTCTTTATGCACCGCTTTTGTTTTTTATTGTTATGGGGTTGACTCTTTTGATGTTTGGTCGCTTTGAGTCTTACTATTTAGAAAAAGCTAGCCAAATATCAATGGATGTTTTATCGCCTGTTTTGCTTATCATATCACGTCCAGCAGAAACTATTTCTCAGTGGGGTGAAGGGATTGAGAATTATTTTAACGTTTTTGACGATAATCAGAAGCTAAGAGAGGAAACAGCTCGTCTTAGAGTGTGGCGGGAAAGGGCATTACTGCTTGAATCTCGCATTGCTGAGTATGAGTCTCTTCTTAATGTTCAATCTGAACCGGAAATAACATATCTGACGGGCCGTATCATCAGCGATTCAAACAGTCCTTTTGTGCATACGGTTTTGATTAATATCGGACAAAATCAAGGTGTAGAAAACGGGCAGGCGGTTATGGATAGTCTTGGTCTGATAGGGCGTATTGTTGCAGTAGGCCGTTGGAGTAGTCGGGTGCTTTTATTGACGGATTTGAACAGCAGAATACCGGTATTGGTGGAGCCGGGTAATTATCACGCTATTCTTGCTGGGAAGAATACAGAGACACCGTGGTTAGCATATCTTCCTGCAGATCAAGAAGTAGAACGAGGTAATAGAGTTGTTACGTCAGGTTATGGGGGGTTTTTACCACCAGGATTACCTATCGGTATTGTGACAGAGTCACAAGAGGGCAAGTCTACGGTTAAGCTCTTTGCTGATTTATCAACCACCCACAACGTGCGTATTCTAAAATATAATTTGGATCTTGATGTT encodes:
- the mreC gene encoding rod shape-determining protein MreC gives rise to the protein MRALSQLLQRLSRLYAPLLFFIVMGLTLLMFGRFESYYLEKASQISMDVLSPVLLIISRPAETISQWGEGIENYFNVFDDNQKLREETARLRVWRERALLLESRIAEYESLLNVQSEPEITYLTGRIISDSNSPFVHTVLINIGQNQGVENGQAVMDSLGLIGRIVAVGRWSSRVLLLTDLNSRIPVLVEPGNYHAILAGKNTETPWLAYLPADQEVERGNRVVTSGYGGFLPPGLPIGIVTESQEGKSTVKLFADLSTTHNVRILKYNLDLDVPRHSDN